A stretch of DNA from Spirochaetota bacterium:
TCTATACGGTATGAAGTTGAACCTTTTGGCATAAAAGTGGCAATCATTGAACCCGCGCAGGTGTCAACACGATTTGCAGCAAAAATTCATGTGCTATCGCCATTTAATTCACCGTATTTTGACCGGGTAAAACGGTTTATTAATAGGGATAATGAATTAATCAAAACAGCACCCAACCCTGAATTTGCTGCAAAAAAAATTTATAACGTAGTGATGGCAAAAAATCCCAAGCTTTACAACCAGATAGATTTTAAAAGCACATTTTTCCTGTGGCTGAATAATTTTTTGCCTGTAAAGTTAAGAGACATTATCCTGATAAACTACATGGATATCAAACCACGATAGCCAGAGTAGTTTTATAGATGGTCTTTGAGTATCTTGAATGCAGTTTTTAAAGTGTATACTATGATGCACTGGTAAGTGAAAGGGAGGTAATGGTATGGAAACATTACGGAAAATAGTACCTCATTATGATGATTTTGAAAGAGTTAATACCTTGCGATGGAGAATTATTAATGCTCCACAGGAAGTTTGTATTGAACGGGCACGATATTTGACACAATCCATGAAGCTTAACTGGGAAAAACCTGCCATAACAAGGATGAGCCTGGCACTGGAACATATATTGAACAATATCGGTATTATCATTCGTGATGATGAGTTGATAGTTGGATGCAGAACATCAAAGTTGAAAGGTGCTCCGCTATTCCCTGAAAACAAGTCGCGATGGATTGAAGGCGATTGTGATAATTTTGATAAGCGCTTATTACAGAAAGCTTTGATTACACAGAAAGAAAAACAGGAACTATTGGCTGATATACTTCCCTTTTGGCATGGTAAAACAGTTGAAGATATTTTTGAAAGCCAATTACCCCAGGATGTTATGGAAGATATGGATAAATATATCTTTACCATGATGCTTGAGATAACCTACGGCATTGGCCACTTTACCATGAATTATTCTAAGGTTTTACAACTTGGTCTGAAAGGGATTATTTTGCAGCTAGAACAAAAGATACATGAGCTTGATGTACAGGACCAAACTAACGAAAAGTGGCTGCTGTATGATGCAATGATACGTTCATGCAAGGCAGCGATAGTATTTGCCAAACGATATGCAAAGAAAGCACGGGAAATGGCCAGTAAAACAAAAAGTCAAAAGCGTGCAGAGGAGTTACTTGAAATAGCACGTATTTGTGAAAAGGTGCCTGAATATCCTGCTGAAACATTTCATGAAGCTGTCCAATCGCTATATTTTATCCATCTGGTTACTCAGATTGAATCAGGAGGCAATTCGGTTTCAATTGGCAGGATTGACCAGATTTTATATCCATTTTTTGAAAAGGATATAAAATCAGGACGTATCACTCAGGATAAAGCTCGCGAGCTTATTTCATTGTTGTTTATCAAGATGAATGAAATCTGGAATGTTCTGGAGGAGGCTTATATCCCTGGTGGGGAAGGTGCAGAAGGTAAAACTACTCAGAATGTAACCGTAGGTGGTGTTGATAGGCACGGTAATGACGCTACCAATGAACTATCGTACATAGTTCTTGATGCATATGCTGATATACGGACGGTACAGCCTAATTTCAGTGTAAGGATTTCAAAGAAGACTCCTAAGGAATTTTTAACTAAAGCTGTTGAATATGCTCGTGATGGTGTGTTAATGCACTTTTTTAGTGATGAAACAGTTATTGAGACTCTGATAAAAGCCGGCCATTCCATTGAAGATGCCCGTGACTATGCCCTTGTTGGTTGTGTTGAACCAAATGCGCAGGGTAAATGTTTTGGTTCAACTTTTGCTGTTCAGTTCAGCGGTATCAAATGTTTGGAATTTGCTCTATCCAATGGTGTTGATAATATTTTTGGGTATAAAAGTGGAATTGAAACGGGCGACCCCATCACATTTCATACGTTTGATGATGTATGGAATGCGTATGACTGTCAGGTGAAACATTTTATGAATCAGATGGCTCGTGGCATGGAAATACTTGATAAAACTATTTCTGAACACGTACCTTCACCCTTTGCATCAGTGATGATTGATGGTTGTATAGAAAAAGGGAAGGATTTAACATCAGGCGGTGCCATCTATAATTCAACAGGAGTACAGCT
This window harbors:
- a CDS encoding formate C-acetyltransferase/glycerol dehydratase family glycyl radical enzyme, with the protein product METLRKIVPHYDDFERVNTLRWRIINAPQEVCIERARYLTQSMKLNWEKPAITRMSLALEHILNNIGIIIRDDELIVGCRTSKLKGAPLFPENKSRWIEGDCDNFDKRLLQKALITQKEKQELLADILPFWHGKTVEDIFESQLPQDVMEDMDKYIFTMMLEITYGIGHFTMNYSKVLQLGLKGIILQLEQKIHELDVQDQTNEKWLLYDAMIRSCKAAIVFAKRYAKKAREMASKTKSQKRAEELLEIARICEKVPEYPAETFHEAVQSLYFIHLVTQIESGGNSVSIGRIDQILYPFFEKDIKSGRITQDKARELISLLFIKMNEIWNVLEEAYIPGGEGAEGKTTQNVTVGGVDRHGNDATNELSYIVLDAYADIRTVQPNFSVRISKKTPKEFLTKAVEYARDGVLMHFFSDETVIETLIKAGHSIEDARDYALVGCVEPNAQGKCFGSTFAVQFSGIKCLEFALSNGVDNIFGYKSGIETGDPITFHTFDDVWNAYDCQVKHFMNQMARGMEILDKTISEHVPSPFASVMIDGCIEKGKDLTSGGAIYNSTGVQLIGFANIVDSLYGVKKAVYDQKYCSIGELAQWLSDDWQDVEDKRVYFYRRIPKFGNDNDEVDGLGITVLEHFCDTVSSLKNFRGGTFWPGVFVVGFHISFGAFTGATPDGRHAGDVLGNGLTPTTGNAISGPTAIMNSITKLPLTKIYNGANLNMRFNGNKISTEHLSYLIETYFAKGGMQVQFNMVDSKILRDAQKNPEKYRDLFVRVSGYSAEFVGLSEIAQEEIISRTEFEYKP